Proteins encoded in a region of the Euleptes europaea isolate rEulEur1 chromosome 3, rEulEur1.hap1, whole genome shotgun sequence genome:
- the BTG1 gene encoding protein BTG1, translated as MHPALYTRASMIREIAAAVGFIAKFLRTKGLMNERQLQTFNQSLQELLAEHYQHHWFPEKPCKGSGYRCIRINHKMDPLIGQAAQRIGISGQELFQLLPSELTLWVDPYEVSYRIGEDGSICVLYEATPVGASQNSTSMQMVDSRISCKEELLLGRTSPSKSYNMMTVSG; from the exons ATGCATCCCGCCCTTTACACCCGGGCCAGCATGATACGCGAGATCGCCGCGGCGGTGGGCTTCATCGCCAAGTTCCTGCGCACCAAGGGGCTGATGAACGAGCGGCAGCTGCAAACGTTCAACCAGAGCTTGCAGGAGCTGTTGGCAG AGCATTATCAACATCACTGGTTCCCTGAAAAGCCATGCAAAGGATCAGGCTATCGTTGTATCCGGATCAACCATAAAATGGATCCCTTaattgggcaggcagcacagcgGATTGGAATCAGCGGTCAGGAACTGTTCCAGCTTCTTCCAAGTGAACTCACTCTCTGGGTTGACCCTTACGAAGTATCCTATCGAATTGGAGAGGATGGCTCAATCTGTGTGCTGTATGAAGCCACACCAGTGGGAGCCAGTCAAAATAGCACCAGCATGCAAATGGTAGACAGCAGAATAAGCTGCAAGGAAGAACTCCTCTTGGGCAGAACAAGTCCCTCCAAGAGCTACAATATGATGACTGTATCAGGTTAA